The Sandaracinus amylolyticus genomic interval ACCTGCTCGAGCTGCAGCGACAGGCGCCCGGTGTGCAGGTCGTCGCCTCGACGGGCGCGGAGCCGATCCAGCTCGTCGTGATGCCGGGCTTCCTCGAGCTCGGCTACTACCGCGTGCTCGTCGCGCGCGACTCGAGGCTCGACATGCACCTCGTGTTCGCGATGGGCGGCGTCGCAGTGGACGAGATCGAGATCCGCGCGACGCGCGGGGCGGACCTGCGCAACCCCACGGTGCTCAACCGCATGAGCGACTGCGCCGCGCGCAACGCGCAGCTGACCGCGCAGTTCATCCGCCGAGCGCGAGAGAGCTGAGACCACCGCGATCAGGAGAGCGAGACAAGGAAGACCCATCGCCGTGGTCTTCCTTCTCCTCCTGCCTTCCTCAAAAAACTCTCTTCCTGCTCTCCTGAGCGGCTCGATCAGTAGTTCCGCACCACGACTTCGCTGACGAGCCCGCGCCCGCGCGCATCACAGCTCACCGCGCGAGGCGCGGCCACGAGGTCGATGCGCCACTTCGCGTAGAGGCCACGGATGAACGGCACGTCGCTGTTGCTCAGCATCAGCTTGCAGCCGCGGCGATCGAGCTCCGCGTACACGTCGCGCAGGCGCTCCTGATCGCGCTGCGCGAAGCCTTCCTCCGCGTAGCTCGTGAAGTTGCTCGTGCGCGACACCGGCTCGTACGGCGGGTCGAGGTACACGAAGTCGCCGGGCTTCGCCGTGCCGAGCAGCTGCTCGAACCCCTGGTTCACGATCTCGCAGCCCTGCAGCGCCGCCGACGCCGCGCGCAGCGTGTCGTGATCGAGGATGCGCGGGTTCTTGTAGCGGCCCTCGGGCACGTTGAACTCGCCCTTGCGGTTCACGCGGTGCAGGCCGTTGAAGCACGTCTTGTTGAGGTAGACGAACATCGCCGCGCGCTGCGCGCGCGTGAGCCCACGCCGCGCGTTGTAGCGCTCGCGGACCTCGTAGTACGTGCCGTTCGCGGCCTCGTGCTTCTGCGCGAGCGGCTCGAGCGCCGCGATCACCTCGCCGACCTCGTCGCGCACCGCGAGGTACGTGTCGACGAGCGCGGGGTTCACGTCGCAGAGCATCGCGCGCGAAGGGCGACGCGCGAAGAACATCGCCGCACCACCGGCGAACGGCTCGACGTGGCGCATCAGCTCCGCGCCCGGCGGCAGCAGCGGGAGCAGCTGCGCCAGCAACTTGCCCTTTCCGCCGACCCACTTGATGAAGGGCGACGCCTCGCGGGTCGCGGGGACGCTCACGCGCGCCTTGGCCGGGCGCGCGCTCCGCGATCCCGCGATGTGCGGGGCATTCGAGAGCGAGGGACGAACGAGCGAGACCCGGGCGACGGCGGCGGATGTCGGCATGCGTGGGACGCTATCCGACATCACCCGACGTGCGAAAAAAGCGACAGGCCGAGGTCGCCGGCCTCGTTCGATCAGGCGTCCGCGAGCGGGATCATCGGTGCGTCCTGCCTCGCCCGAGGCAGCGATGAGGCAGCGACGAGGCACGCACGACGCGCGAATCCAGCGCGATTCCGCGCGCGCCGCAGGAGGGCACGTGCGCTGCACACGGAGATACGCGCGGGATGCCACGGGGTGGAGGTGCGCCGTCGCGCATCGCCTCCGCGGTACGCGCGAGGTCTTCGATGAAGGTGCTGGGGTACAACGGCGGGCTCGACGGATACGTCGCGCGATTCGGATCGAGCCACGACTCCGCGGCCGCGCTGGTGATCGACGGAGAGCTCGTCGCAGCGGCCGAAGAAGAGCGCTTCAATCGCGACAAGCACTCGGGCGCGTTCCCGATCCGCGCGATGGAGCACTGCCTGAAAGAAGCAGGGCTCCGCGGCTTCGAGGAGCTCGATCTCGTCTGCTACTACCACTCGCACGATCGGATGTGGCAGCCCGGGATGATCCGGGAGAACGCGCCGCGCATGAGCCCGCTCGGTCGCGCGCTGCTCACCGGTGCCGTCAGCGGACTGCGCGCGGTGCATCGCGCGTCGAAGCTCGACGACGCGCGCACGGCGCGCACGTTCGTGGAGCGCACCGGATGGGCGCCGCCGCCGGGCAAGTACCGCGTGCTCTGGCACCACCTCGCGCACGCCGCGAGCGCGTTCTACGAGTCGCCGTTCGAGCGCGCGGTCTGCGTCGCGCTCGACGCGCAGGGCGAGAGCCACTCGAGCACCGCGTTCGTCGGCGACGCGCGCGGGCTGCACCTCGTCGACGAGACGTACGCGCCGAACAGCGTCGGCTACCTGTACCAGTCGATCACGTACTTCCTCGGGTTCGAGACGGGCGACGAGTACAAGGTGATGGGGCTCGCGCCGTACGGTGATCCCGCGCGCTATCGCCGCTTCTTCGAGCGCGTCGTGCGCACCGGCGCGGGTGGTCGCTTCGTGATCGACCCCGAGTGGCTCGGATGGCTCGTGGTGCGCGACGGACTGATGCGCGCCGGCAGCGGCTATCCGTCGTCGATGCTGCGCGAGCTCGGGATGCCGCGCCGGGACGACGAGCCGATCGAGCAGCGGCACATGGACCTCGCGGCGGCGCTGCAGGAGGCGCTCGAGCGCGCGGTGATGCGCTGGCTCGCAACCCTCCGTGATCGCACCGGCGAGAAGCACCTCTGCCTCGCGGGCGGCGTCGCGCTGAACTGCACGATGAACGGCAAGATCGCGCGCTCGGGCATGTTCGACGGCGTGCACGTCGCGCCGGCCTCGCACGACGCGGGCACCGCCGCGGGCGCGGCGCTCTACGGCTATCACGCGATCCTCGGCGGCGCGCCGAAGATGCCGGTCAGCGAGCGTCGCGCGAAGGTCTATCTCGGACCTTCGTACACGACGATGGAGGCGCGCTCGGCGGTGCGCGAGATGCGGCACGCGGTGCGCGCGAGCCGTCCGGGCGATCTCGCGCGCGCCATCGCGGAGGCGGTCGCCGACGGCAAGGTCGTCGGCTTCTACCAGGGCCGCATGGAGTGGGGCCCGCGCGCGCTCGGCAACCGCAGCATCCTCGCCGATCCGCGCCGCGCGGACATGAAGGACATCGTCAACCACGCGGTGAAGCTGCGCGAGGGGTTCCGCCCGTTCGCGCCCGCGGTGTTGATCGAAGAGGCGAACGACTGGTTCGACCTCACCGGTCTCGGCGGCGAGAGCCCGTACATGCTCTTCACGGTGCCGGTGCACGAGCACCGTCGTGATCGCATCCCCGCGGTCACCCACGTCGACGGCAGCGCGCGCGTCCAGACCGTGCGGCGCGAGGACAACCCGCGCTTCCACGAGATCCTGCGCGCGTTCTTCGACATCACCGGGGTGCCGGTGATCATGAACACGTCGTTCAACGTGAAGGGCGAGCCGATCGTGAACACGCCGATGGACGCGATCCGCTGCTTCCTCGGCACGCAGATCGATCTGCTCGTGCTCGACGATCTGATCCTCGACAAGCGCGCGGTGGTGGTCGATCGCCCGTCGCGCACGCGCGATCAGAGCGTCGCGCAGACCGCGTGATCACGCGCTGAACGTCTCGCCCGCGAGATCGCGCAGGGCGCGCTCGGTGTCGGCGTCCGCCGGGAAGTACGACTCGATGCGCAGCTCCTGCGCGGTCACGTCGAGCGGCGTGCCCAGCGTCGTGAGCGTGGTGAACAGGCGCAGCTCGCGATCGCCGCGGCGCAGGCGCACCGGGAGGAAGGGAAGGGCAGGGCCCGCGCTCGGCGCGCTCCCGCGCGGCGCGTCGTGCAGCGAGCCGAGCAGCGACGTCATCCGCGCGCGGCGCGCGTCGTCGGTCTCGAGCTGGAGCTCGTGCTCGACGCGCTCGATCATCGCGCTCGCGATCTCCTCGAAGTTCGCGATGCGCGGGCGCAGCGCTTCGGGATGGAAGATCGCGACCAGCAGGTTGGCCAGCGCCTCCGGCGGCGGGGTCAGCCCCTCGAGCGCCCAGCCGAGCAGGCGCGTCGCGCCCGCGTTCATGCGCACGACGTTCCAGTCGCGATCCACCACGAGCGCGCCGAACGGCTCGTGCGCGCGCAGCAGGTGATCGAGCGCGCGGCGCACCGGCTCGAGCGTCGCGCTCTCGATCGGCGAGCTCGCGTACACCGGCGCGAAGCCCGCGGCGACGAGCAGCGTGTTGCGCTCGCGCAGCGGGAGATCGAGCGCGCTCGCGAGCACGAGCACCATCTCCCGGCTCGGCGCCGCGCGGCCGTTCTCGAGGAAGCTCACGTGGCGCGGCGAGACCTCCGCGTGCTCGGCGAGGCGCTCCTGGCTGAGCCCGCGCGAGCCGCGGAAGCGCTTGAGCATCGGGCCGAATCGAGCGTGCGCGAGGTCCATGTCGAGGAGACTAGAACGTCGTGCGTCCGGGCGTCCTTACCTCGCACGTCATGGTTCGGATCGCGCGACGACGACAGCTTCGGAGCATCGGAGGTGCTCGTCATGAACGTCCGGATGATCGTGCCGCTGCTCGTGCTGGTTCCCTTCGCGCTCTTCAGCGGGATGGTGGTGCTCGAGGAGGGCTACCTCGGGTTCTTCTCGGTCGCGCGCGAGGAGCCGTGGGGCATGCAGATGCTGATCGACCTCGCGATCTGCTTCGTGCTCGTCCTGCGGGGGCTCGCGAAGGACGCGCGCGAGCGCGGGCTCGCGCTCTGGCCGTGGGTGATCGGGACCGTGCTGTTCGGGTCGATCGCGCCCCTCGGGTACCTCGTGTACCGCGAGCTCGTCGCGCGCCCCGCGCCGCTCGCGCATGCCGTCGCGCAGAAGTGAGTCGGGCTCACTTCCTGAGACGAGGAATCGGCTCGCCGCTCCGGTCCCTTCCGTCCGCGCGCCTCCGCGCGCTCCCGTCCCGGCCCTCCGGGACGAGCACGCAGGCGATTCACTCGCAG includes:
- a CDS encoding DNA adenine methylase, with the protein product MSVPATREASPFIKWVGGKGKLLAQLLPLLPPGAELMRHVEPFAGGAAMFFARRPSRAMLCDVNPALVDTYLAVRDEVGEVIAALEPLAQKHEAANGTYYEVRERYNARRGLTRAQRAAMFVYLNKTCFNGLHRVNRKGEFNVPEGRYKNPRILDHDTLRAASAALQGCEIVNQGFEQLLGTAKPGDFVYLDPPYEPVSRTSNFTSYAEEGFAQRDQERLRDVYAELDRRGCKLMLSNSDVPFIRGLYAKWRIDLVAAPRAVSCDARGRGLVSEVVVRNY
- a CDS encoding helix-turn-helix domain-containing protein yields the protein MDLAHARFGPMLKRFRGSRGLSQERLAEHAEVSPRHVSFLENGRAAPSREMVLVLASALDLPLRERNTLLVAAGFAPVYASSPIESATLEPVRRALDHLLRAHEPFGALVVDRDWNVVRMNAGATRLLGWALEGLTPPPEALANLLVAIFHPEALRPRIANFEEIASAMIERVEHELQLETDDARRARMTSLLGSLHDAPRGSAPSAGPALPFLPVRLRRGDRELRLFTTLTTLGTPLDVTAQELRIESYFPADADTERALRDLAGETFSA
- a CDS encoding carbamoyltransferase; this translates as MKVLGYNGGLDGYVARFGSSHDSAAALVIDGELVAAAEEERFNRDKHSGAFPIRAMEHCLKEAGLRGFEELDLVCYYHSHDRMWQPGMIRENAPRMSPLGRALLTGAVSGLRAVHRASKLDDARTARTFVERTGWAPPPGKYRVLWHHLAHAASAFYESPFERAVCVALDAQGESHSSTAFVGDARGLHLVDETYAPNSVGYLYQSITYFLGFETGDEYKVMGLAPYGDPARYRRFFERVVRTGAGGRFVIDPEWLGWLVVRDGLMRAGSGYPSSMLRELGMPRRDDEPIEQRHMDLAAALQEALERAVMRWLATLRDRTGEKHLCLAGGVALNCTMNGKIARSGMFDGVHVAPASHDAGTAAGAALYGYHAILGGAPKMPVSERRAKVYLGPSYTTMEARSAVREMRHAVRASRPGDLARAIAEAVADGKVVGFYQGRMEWGPRALGNRSILADPRRADMKDIVNHAVKLREGFRPFAPAVLIEEANDWFDLTGLGGESPYMLFTVPVHEHRRDRIPAVTHVDGSARVQTVRREDNPRFHEILRAFFDITGVPVIMNTSFNVKGEPIVNTPMDAIRCFLGTQIDLLVLDDLILDKRAVVVDRPSRTRDQSVAQTA